The following are from one region of the Chryseobacterium shigense genome:
- a CDS encoding bifunctional UDP-N-acetylmuramoyl-tripeptide:D-alanyl-D-alanine ligase/alanine racemase, with protein sequence MNYTVKQIAAITNAQIIGDKDLVIRNIAFDSRIIYSTKNTAFIAINTHKNSGEKFIESAVDRGIGVIISEHQYPQFENITWIIVENSVDFLQKLAKYHFENSHLKSIGITGSNGKTILKEWLYQCLWNEFPTVKSPKSFNSQIGLPLSLLQINSSYELGIFEVGISKPHEMEKLENIFHPQIGLLTHIGTAHAANFKSEDELISEKIKLFKDSEVIIYNGDNSLVNNKIKELYSSKKLISYGLKQDNQVFIKEGASKDEKITVVYFDEEFSFPVNQRDEATLTNALALITVLKELNIDTQKIIEKINSLKAVEMRLEAIEGIKNNIVINDSFNLDLDSLKTALQFLNEYNKPEKSLVLTDIVGVNSNSKALYEEVSELVNDQNFDSVFLIGDEISKFSELFKAETSTFVNTQELIESKKLTEIENQIILLKGARKFEIEKLKDILELRKHDTVLEINLNAILHNINYHKSLLKPGTKMMAMVKANAYGLGSYEISEFLQHHHIDYLGVAYADEGVELRKKGITTPIVVMNPEQHSYETIIEYNLEPEIYSFRVLELFYEAVQKSGYDKKYPIHIKLETGMHRLGFKDFELDQLSETLNSKNVKVQSLFSHLSSSDMPEEKEFTFKQLEVFEKNSSYLIEKLGYAPIRHILNSSGITSYTAHQYDMVRIGIGMIGESPNSEIQKQLQSVVSFKTVISQISTVDTGESVGYSRKYKPDHAAKIATIPVGYADGIPRLIGNQVGNVGINKILAPIVGNICMDMMMINVDQIPNVKEGDTVTVFNAKPSLKEFAGYCKTITYEVLTSISPRVKRIYIKD encoded by the coding sequence ATGAACTATACAGTAAAACAAATTGCAGCAATCACCAACGCACAGATCATTGGGGATAAAGATTTAGTGATCAGAAATATAGCGTTTGACAGCAGGATTATTTATTCAACAAAAAATACGGCTTTTATTGCAATTAATACGCATAAAAACTCCGGGGAAAAATTTATTGAATCTGCTGTGGACCGCGGTATCGGTGTGATTATTTCTGAACATCAGTACCCGCAGTTTGAAAACATAACATGGATCATTGTTGAAAATTCGGTAGATTTTCTTCAGAAACTTGCCAAATATCATTTCGAAAACTCCCATCTGAAATCTATCGGAATTACCGGAAGCAACGGAAAAACCATTTTAAAGGAATGGCTTTACCAATGTCTTTGGAACGAATTCCCCACCGTTAAAAGCCCGAAGAGTTTCAATTCCCAGATCGGCCTTCCCCTTTCCCTTCTTCAGATTAACAGTTCTTACGAGCTTGGAATTTTTGAAGTGGGAATTTCAAAGCCTCACGAGATGGAAAAACTGGAAAATATATTCCATCCTCAGATCGGACTGCTTACTCATATCGGAACTGCCCACGCTGCCAATTTTAAATCTGAAGATGAATTGATCAGTGAAAAAATAAAGCTCTTCAAAGACTCTGAAGTTATTATTTACAATGGTGACAATTCATTGGTTAACAATAAAATAAAAGAATTATATTCAAGTAAGAAATTAATTTCTTACGGGCTTAAGCAGGATAACCAGGTTTTCATCAAAGAAGGTGCTTCCAAAGATGAAAAGATCACAGTAGTTTATTTTGATGAAGAATTTTCTTTCCCTGTTAATCAAAGAGATGAAGCCACATTAACGAATGCTCTGGCTTTGATCACAGTTTTAAAGGAACTGAATATTGATACTCAAAAGATCATTGAAAAAATTAATTCTCTGAAGGCCGTAGAAATGCGTCTTGAAGCTATTGAAGGAATTAAGAATAATATCGTAATCAATGATTCCTTTAACCTGGATCTGGATTCCCTGAAAACTGCCCTTCAATTCCTGAATGAATATAATAAGCCTGAAAAATCGTTGGTTTTAACAGATATTGTAGGTGTAAATTCAAATTCCAAAGCACTCTATGAGGAAGTTTCAGAACTGGTGAATGATCAGAATTTTGATTCTGTATTCCTGATCGGTGATGAAATATCAAAGTTTAGTGAACTATTTAAAGCTGAAACTTCTACTTTCGTCAACACCCAGGAACTCATTGAAAGTAAAAAGCTTACAGAAATTGAAAACCAGATCATCCTGCTTAAAGGAGCAAGAAAATTTGAGATTGAAAAACTTAAAGATATCCTTGAACTCAGAAAACACGATACCGTACTTGAAATCAATCTGAATGCCATCCTTCATAACATCAACTATCATAAATCACTGCTGAAACCGGGAACAAAAATGATGGCTATGGTAAAAGCCAATGCCTATGGACTAGGGAGTTATGAAATTTCTGAATTCCTGCAGCACCATCATATTGATTATCTGGGGGTTGCTTACGCTGATGAAGGGGTAGAACTACGTAAAAAAGGGATCACCACTCCTATTGTGGTTATGAATCCTGAACAGCACAGCTACGAAACCATTATTGAATATAACCTCGAACCGGAAATTTACAGTTTCAGGGTTTTGGAACTGTTCTATGAAGCCGTACAGAAATCCGGCTATGATAAAAAATACCCTATCCACATTAAACTGGAGACAGGGATGCACCGTCTTGGTTTTAAAGATTTTGAACTGGACCAGCTCAGTGAAACTTTAAATAGTAAAAATGTAAAGGTTCAGAGCTTATTCAGTCATTTATCTTCTTCTGATATGCCTGAAGAAAAGGAATTTACATTCAAACAGCTTGAAGTTTTTGAAAAAAATTCCTCTTATCTGATTGAAAAACTGGGCTACGCTCCTATCCGTCATATCCTGAATTCTTCCGGAATAACAAGTTATACAGCACATCAGTATGACATGGTAAGGATCGGGATTGGAATGATCGGAGAATCACCAAACAGTGAAATACAAAAACAGCTTCAGTCAGTCGTAAGTTTTAAAACCGTAATTTCACAGATATCAACAGTAGACACCGGAGAATCTGTTGGCTACAGCAGAAAATACAAACCGGATCATGCAGCAAAGATCGCTACCATTCCTGTAGGATATGCAGACGGAATCCCGAGACTGATAGGAAACCAGGTTGGAAATGTGGGCATTAACAAAATACTGGCTCCCATTGTTGGAAATATCTGTATGGATATGATGATGATTAATGTAGACCAGATACCCAATGTAAAAGAAGGTGATACTGTTACCGTATTTAATGCAAAACCAAGTTTAAAAGAATTCGCAGGCTACTGCAAAACAATAACCTATGAAGTGTTAACCTCCATTTCGCCCCGGGTGAAACGGATTTATATAAAAGACTAG
- a CDS encoding thymidine kinase: MFLENTINHSKQSGWMEVICGSMFSGKTEELIRRLRRAEMAGQNVEIFKPRLDTRYSEEDVVSHNQNKIRSTAVDNPNEILLLASNCDVVGIDEAQFFDESIVDIANQLANSGIRVVVAGLDMDFLGRPFGPMPNLMATAEYVTKVHAICKRTGNLANYSMRTSQGNNLVELGETESYEAVSRRVFIDEVLLKKKK, from the coding sequence ATGTTTTTAGAAAATACAATTAATCATTCCAAACAAAGCGGTTGGATGGAAGTTATTTGTGGCTCTATGTTCTCGGGAAAAACCGAAGAGCTGATCCGGAGATTACGCAGAGCAGAAATGGCAGGACAGAACGTGGAAATTTTTAAACCGAGACTGGATACACGATATTCTGAAGAAGATGTTGTTTCCCATAATCAGAACAAAATCCGCAGCACGGCAGTAGATAATCCCAATGAAATTCTTCTGCTTGCTTCCAATTGCGATGTAGTAGGGATAGATGAAGCACAGTTTTTTGATGAAAGCATTGTTGACATCGCCAACCAGCTTGCTAACAGCGGAATAAGAGTGGTTGTGGCAGGGCTTGATATGGATTTCCTGGGGCGTCCTTTCGGACCTATGCCCAACCTGATGGCCACCGCAGAGTATGTTACGAAAGTGCATGCCATTTGCAAGAGAACAGGAAATCTGGCCAATTATTCTATGAGAACTTCCCAGGGAAATAACCTGGTAGAGCTAGGCGAAACAGAAAGCTATGAAGCGGTGAGCCGCCGGGTTTTTATAGACGAAGTACTTTTAAAGAAGAAAAAATAA
- the rsmI gene encoding 16S rRNA (cytidine(1402)-2'-O)-methyltransferase has product MSGILYFVPTPVGNLEDMTFRAVKVLKEVDYILCEDTRTSGILLKHFEISKPLKSYHLHNEHQATEKVIADLKSGQNIAIITDAGTPGISDPGYLLAKAGSDNDIEMICLPGATALIPALVVSGLPNNEFLFAGFLPQKKGRQTKLKQLAEEKKTIVLYESPHKINTTLEQIKEFFGEETKASLSREISKKFEETKRGTINELIEFSKSKTLKGEIVLIVNNSL; this is encoded by the coding sequence TTGAGCGGAATCTTATATTTTGTTCCCACACCGGTCGGGAACTTAGAAGATATGACTTTCAGGGCAGTAAAGGTCCTTAAGGAAGTTGATTATATTTTATGTGAAGATACAAGAACTTCAGGGATACTTTTAAAGCATTTTGAAATCTCAAAACCTTTGAAATCCTACCATCTCCATAACGAACACCAGGCTACGGAAAAAGTGATTGCCGACCTTAAAAGCGGCCAGAATATCGCTATTATTACCGATGCAGGAACTCCCGGAATTTCAGATCCGGGTTATCTTTTGGCAAAAGCAGGATCAGATAATGATATTGAAATGATTTGCCTTCCCGGAGCAACAGCCTTAATTCCCGCACTTGTAGTGTCCGGGCTTCCGAATAATGAATTCTTATTTGCCGGATTCCTGCCTCAGAAAAAAGGAAGGCAGACAAAACTGAAACAGTTGGCAGAAGAGAAGAAAACCATTGTTTTATATGAAAGCCCGCATAAGATCAATACAACGCTGGAGCAGATTAAAGAATTCTTTGGTGAAGAGACCAAAGCAAGTCTGAGCCGTGAAATTTCCAAAAAATTTGAAGAAACCAAAAGAGGAACGATCAATGAATTAATTGAATTTTCCAAAAGTAAAACTTTAAAAGGAGAGATTGTTCTTATCGTAAATAATTCTCTTTGA
- the fabG gene encoding 3-oxoacyl-[acyl-carrier-protein] reductase: MKLLEGKVALITGATRGIGKKIAEMYAQQGAKVAFTYAGSVEKAKELEAALSSVTQIKGYQSDASDYDAAQKLIDDVMEEFGKIDILINNAGITRDNLLLRMSREDWDQVMRINLDSVFNLTKAVIKPMMKAKSGSIVNMTSVVGISGNAGQSNYAASKAGVIGFTKSIALELGSRNIRCNAIAPGFTETEMTADLDEKTLQAWRERIPMKRAGQTSDVANACIFLGSEMSSYITGQTLNVDGGMLT, from the coding sequence ATGAAACTATTAGAAGGAAAAGTAGCACTAATTACCGGAGCTACAAGAGGAATCGGGAAGAAAATTGCTGAAATGTACGCTCAACAGGGTGCAAAAGTAGCATTTACCTATGCCGGCTCTGTAGAAAAAGCTAAGGAATTGGAAGCAGCTTTAAGTTCTGTAACCCAGATCAAAGGATATCAGTCTGACGCATCAGATTATGATGCAGCCCAGAAGCTAATTGATGATGTAATGGAAGAGTTCGGAAAAATTGATATTCTGATCAACAATGCAGGAATTACCAGAGACAACCTGCTGTTGAGAATGTCCAGGGAAGACTGGGATCAGGTAATGAGAATCAATCTGGATTCTGTATTTAACCTTACAAAAGCGGTAATCAAGCCGATGATGAAAGCTAAATCAGGATCTATTGTCAATATGACTTCTGTAGTTGGAATCAGCGGAAACGCAGGACAGTCCAACTATGCAGCTTCTAAAGCCGGAGTAATCGGGTTTACTAAATCTATTGCATTGGAATTAGGATCAAGAAATATCAGATGTAATGCAATTGCTCCGGGATTCACAGAAACTGAAATGACAGCGGATCTGGATGAAAAAACGCTTCAGGCATGGAGAGAAAGAATCCCTATGAAAAGAGCAGGACAGACAAGCGATGTTGCCAATGCCTGTATATTCTTAGGAAGTGAAATGTCCTCTTACATTACAGGACAAACCCTGAACGTAGACGGCGGAATGCTGACTTAA
- a CDS encoding GMP reductase: MRIEYDIKLGFKDVMFRPKRSTLKSRSEVDLEREFTFRHTKKKWRGVPLIAANMDTVGTFEMAVELAKDKIITAIHKHYTPEEWSQFLDSQPESIYQYIALSTGTGKADEEKLRLILEKHPKIEFLCIDVANGYSEHFVGFVKKARANFPDKIIMAGNVVTGEMVEELLLVGADIIKVGIGPGSVCTTRVKTGVGYPQLSAIIECSDAAHGLGGHIIADGGCKVPGDVAKAFGGGADFVMLGGMFAGHDESGGEIIEENGKKFRLFYGMSSKTAMDKHSGGVAEYRASEGKTVKAAYKGPVSETVKDILGGVRSTCTYVGASKLKELSKRTTFIRVQEQENQIFKD; this comes from the coding sequence ATGAGAATAGAATATGATATAAAGCTCGGGTTCAAAGATGTAATGTTCCGCCCCAAACGTTCTACATTAAAATCCCGTTCGGAAGTTGACCTTGAAAGGGAATTCACTTTCAGGCACACCAAAAAGAAATGGAGAGGCGTTCCCCTGATCGCTGCCAATATGGATACCGTAGGAACTTTTGAAATGGCAGTAGAATTGGCGAAAGATAAAATTATTACAGCCATTCACAAGCATTACACCCCTGAAGAATGGAGCCAGTTTCTGGACAGTCAGCCTGAAAGCATCTATCAGTATATCGCATTAAGTACAGGTACAGGAAAGGCTGATGAGGAAAAACTCCGCCTGATCCTCGAAAAGCACCCAAAAATTGAATTTCTCTGCATAGATGTAGCCAACGGTTATTCAGAACATTTTGTTGGATTTGTGAAGAAAGCAAGGGCTAATTTTCCTGATAAGATCATTATGGCAGGAAATGTGGTAACCGGAGAAATGGTGGAAGAGCTCCTTTTGGTAGGTGCAGACATCATCAAAGTAGGCATAGGGCCAGGTTCGGTGTGTACAACCAGAGTAAAAACCGGTGTCGGTTATCCTCAGCTTTCAGCTATTATTGAATGTTCTGATGCTGCACATGGTTTAGGCGGACATATTATTGCTGACGGAGGCTGTAAAGTTCCGGGTGATGTGGCCAAAGCTTTCGGAGGAGGTGCAGATTTTGTTATGCTGGGCGGGATGTTCGCAGGACATGATGAAAGCGGTGGTGAAATTATTGAAGAAAACGGCAAAAAGTTTCGTTTATTTTATGGCATGAGTTCTAAAACTGCGATGGATAAACATTCCGGAGGTGTGGCAGAATACCGTGCTTCGGAAGGAAAAACAGTGAAAGCTGCTTATAAAGGCCCTGTTTCGGAGACGGTAAAGGATATTTTGGGTGGTGTACGTTCCACATGTACTTATGTAGGGGCTTCAAAGCTTAAGGAGCTTTCAAAAAGGACTACTTTTATCAGGGTTCAGGAGCAGGAAAACCAGATATTTAAAGATTAA
- a CDS encoding GNAT family N-acetyltransferase encodes MYEKLDNPVYHSLNEYHEKFCFNFGDTKFYNPEVASFGGAAIVSKEKDITDYAEICNDFLIFGAKPDPGNLKTDLSLLVCDQYILENPVQMDLTEEIIELKDENQDELLEFVMKFYPHYFKPRTPELGRYFGIFKDRKLVAVTGERMQMNDMTEVSAVITDTNHLGKGLAKQLVTFVSGKIFEDGKTPFLHVAESNTGAKVLYEKLGFMHRGKINLWGMKR; translated from the coding sequence ATGTACGAAAAGCTAGACAATCCTGTTTACCATTCACTTAATGAATATCATGAAAAGTTCTGCTTTAATTTTGGGGACACGAAATTCTATAACCCTGAAGTAGCTTCTTTCGGTGGTGCAGCTATAGTTTCAAAAGAAAAAGACATCACTGATTATGCAGAAATCTGTAATGATTTTCTGATTTTCGGGGCTAAACCTGATCCGGGAAATCTAAAAACTGATCTGTCATTACTTGTATGTGATCAGTATATTCTGGAAAATCCAGTTCAAATGGATCTTACAGAAGAAATTATTGAACTGAAAGACGAAAATCAGGATGAGCTTCTGGAATTTGTTATGAAGTTCTATCCTCACTATTTTAAACCCAGGACTCCGGAATTGGGGCGCTATTTCGGGATTTTTAAGGACAGAAAATTAGTGGCTGTCACAGGTGAAAGAATGCAGATGAATGATATGACGGAAGTAAGTGCCGTAATTACAGATACGAACCATCTGGGAAAAGGCCTGGCTAAACAGCTGGTAACTTTTGTTTCAGGAAAGATCTTTGAAGACGGAAAAACTCCTTTTCTGCATGTTGCGGAAAGTAATACGGGAGCTAAAGTATTGTATGAAAAGCTGGGCTTTATGCACAGAGGAAAAATAAACTTATGGGGCATGAAAAGATAA
- the surE gene encoding 5'/3'-nucleotidase SurE → MERPLILVTNDDGITAPGIRNLIQFMNEIGEVIVVAPNSPQSGKGHAITINSTLSYEEVTLDGPQTDFSCSGTPVDCVKMALDKILTRRPDIVVSGINHGANSSINVIYSGTMSAAVEAGVEGIPAIGFSLLDFSWEADFTQAKQHIQNIVRRTLENPMPKGIVLNVNIPKLTTGEIKGVKVCKQANAKWEESFDERVNPHGKKYYWLTGYFNNMDDSEDADETALANGYISIVPVKFDLTAYEYMKTLEEVMNFD, encoded by the coding sequence ATGGAAAGACCACTTATTCTGGTAACTAATGACGATGGAATCACCGCACCTGGTATCAGAAACCTTATACAATTCATGAACGAAATAGGAGAAGTTATAGTTGTTGCACCCAACTCTCCTCAAAGTGGAAAAGGCCACGCTATTACAATCAATTCCACATTAAGCTACGAAGAAGTAACTCTTGACGGTCCGCAAACTGACTTTTCATGCAGCGGCACCCCTGTAGACTGTGTGAAAATGGCTCTTGACAAGATTCTTACAAGAAGACCGGACATTGTAGTTTCGGGGATTAATCATGGGGCTAATTCTTCAATTAACGTGATTTATTCAGGGACTATGTCGGCAGCTGTAGAAGCAGGTGTGGAAGGAATTCCTGCCATCGGATTTTCTCTTCTTGATTTCAGCTGGGAAGCCGATTTTACCCAGGCAAAACAACATATACAGAATATTGTAAGAAGAACTCTTGAAAACCCAATGCCAAAAGGAATCGTATTGAATGTTAATATTCCTAAGCTAACCACAGGAGAAATCAAAGGCGTAAAAGTATGCAAACAGGCCAACGCAAAATGGGAAGAAAGCTTTGATGAAAGAGTAAATCCCCACGGAAAAAAATATTACTGGCTGACCGGGTATTTCAACAATATGGATGATTCTGAAGATGCTGATGAAACGGCTCTCGCTAACGGATATATTTCAATTGTCCCTGTAAAATTCGATCTTACAGCTTATGAATATATGAAAACGCTTGAAGAAGTAATGAATTTCGACTGA